The Pochonia chlamydosporia 170 chromosome 1, whole genome shotgun sequence genome window below encodes:
- a CDS encoding cation transporter (similar to Colletotrichum fioriniae PJ7 XP_007600601.1), translated as MAWQRGLRLGKAHIPLNFASIHYTYFISISLLCSVIFWVSSDPKFSVTYVDSLFLVISGITETGLNTVNLSTLTTWQQTILCLLMLFGGSVWVSIGLLIARERSFRRVLKPDHAALCQDELAEEHINDNPSVTRDHDMQNCTTGDLEITDASHKRVWSRRHSVERVGASVGPAIQHTAPLPKPDTYTGTVRQSQDLHVNPLAFLNGKTIGRKGYFINLTREEKRKLLGCAGLSAWIAHYQPEPALSNGINPWWLGIFNGVSAFNNSGMSLLDANMIPYQGAYYVLVTMGLLILAGNTAYPVFLRFILWAILKALNALPQKPLIVRWRLTVKYVLRYPRRVYTNLFPIQHTWWLVFMLVVLNGIDWAAFELLPSPVVSAIPPGPRLLDGLFQAIAVRTGGFYVVPIANIHIGLQVLYVIMMYISAFPVIITMRNSNVYEERSLGIFAMDTKKDEENLHAYNSGLRSGSARRLFISQQIRGQLAHDIWWLALATFIVTVIEAPHFTEDPVSYSVFNIIFEVVSAYGGIGISVGLPNQNFSFSGGWSATSKLVLCLVMLRGRHRGLPATMDYAVRLPENLTEEYSVEHREEQDRQAASSNLHKGM; from the exons ATGGCTTGGCAGCGAGGTCTGCGACTTGGCAAAGCACATATACCGTTGAATTTTGCTTCCATTCACTACACCTACTTCATTTCCATTTCGTTGCTCTGCTCTGTTATCTTTTGGGTGTCGTCAGACCCGAAATTTAGTGTCACCTACGTCGACAGTCTGTTCCTGGTCATATCTGGCATCACAGAGACTGGTCTCAACACTGTCAACCTCAGCACGCTGACGACTTGGCAGCAGACCATCTTGTGCCTATTAATGCTCTTTGGCGGCTCTGTATGGGTTTCGATAGGTCTTCTTATTGCAAGGGAGCGTTCGTTTCGACGAGTTTTGAAGCCAGATCATGCTGCCCTGTGCCAGGATGAGCTTGCCGAGGAACACATCAACGACAACCCCAGTGTGACAAGAGACCACGATATGCAAAATTGCACTACCGGAGACCTAGAAATTACAGACGCCAGTCACAAAAGAGTGTGGTCGAGGAGGCATTCTGTCGAAAGGGTCGGTGCCAGCGTTGGGCCAGCAATTCAGCACACGGCGCCACTACCAAAGCCAGACACATATACAGGAACTGTcagacaaagtcaagacTTACACGTTAACCCTCTCGCATTCCTGAATGGAAAGACCATTGGTAGAAAGGGGTACTTCATCAATCTGACACGAGAGGAGAAACGAAAG CTGCTTGGTTGTGCTGGTCTTAGTGCTTGGATTGCTCACTATCAACCGGAACCAGCTTTGTCAAATGGAATCAACCCGTGGTGGCTCGGAATATTTAATGGCGTCTCCGCGTTCAACAACTCTGGCATGTCCTTACTCGACGCCAACATGATCCCGTATCAAGGGGCATACTACGTCCTAGTTACCATGGGCCTCTTAATCCTAGCAGGAAATACGGCGTACCCGGTATTTCTTCGCTTTATTCTATGGGCCATCTTGAAAGCTTTGAATGCCCTGCCCCAGAAACCGCTCATTGTCAGATGGCGGCTAACCGTCAAGTATGTCCTTCGCTATCCTCGGCGTGTTTATACCAACTTGTTCCCCATCCAACACACTTGGTGGCTGGTATTCATGCTCGTCGTGCTTAATGGCATTGACTGGGCAGCGTTTGAACTTTTACCCAGTCCGGTTGTCTCTGCCATACCGCCGGGTCCACGTCTGTTGGACGGTCTGTTCCAAGCCATTG CGGTCCGAACTGGTGGCTTCTATGTCGTCCCAATTGCGAATATACACATTGGTCTGCAAGTGCTATATGTCATTATGATGTATATTTCCGCATTTCCCGTTATTATCACCATGCGCAACTCCAACGTGTATGAAGAACGGTCTCTAGGTATCTTTGCCATGGATACgaagaaggacgaagagAACCTACATGCGTATAATAGTGGCCTGAGATCGGGTAGCGCAAGACGCCTGTTCATCTCGCAGCAAATCAGAGGCCAGCTTGCGCATGATATCTGGTGGCTTGCCCTCGCGACCTTTATCGTCACCGTAATTGAAGCGCCACATTTCACTGAGGACCCGGTATCCTACAGTGTCTTCAATATTATATTTGAAGTCGTGTCGGCGTATGGCGGTATCGGGATATCGGTGGGCTTACCCAACCAAAATTTCAGCTTCAGCGGGGGATGGAGTGCTACTAGCAAGCTTGTGCTCTGTctggtgatgttgagagGTCGCCACCGAGGATTGCCGGCTACGATGGACTACGCAGTACGCCTTCCAGAGAACCTCACAGAAGAATACAGCGTTGAACACAGAGAAGAACAGGATAGACAGGCAGCATCATCGAATCTTCACAAGGGAATGTGA
- a CDS encoding alcohol dehydrogenase superfamily, zinc-type (similar to Metarhizium robertsii ARSEF 23 XP_007822923.1), producing MTSIALPTAMKVVHQPDPKSIDLVLEDGPLPQPSHPEDCIVKVYAATPCLNELHWEVWFPSVFSPGRERVPCTEAAGVIAHIPDAGLAKSFGFKVGDEVFFRINPSQTGNLREYTLARLSQIAHKPKNMSWVEAGATPLSALTAWQGLFQHGILDSGAISGTDETVRDNKNENLKVLITGASGVVGSFAVRFAALAGVSQIIGVASGSTADFVQQLGASEIIDYRKQSISEWVAQDPANREVDLVLDCVGGKTLSSSWSAVKNGGVLLSVAGDPVEAKPESCDKKLREAKWYLVEPNGKHLQAISKLIEAGKCTTKVDSAVDFADFQKAFDKVESKQAKGKVVIKVVS from the coding sequence ATGACGTCTATCGCACTACCGACCGCCATGAAAGTTGtccaccaaccagacccaaAATCGATCGATTTGGTTCTCGAAGATGGACCACTGCCTCAACCATCTCACCCAGAAGactgcatcgtcaaagtATACGCTGCCACGCCCTGTCTAAATGAGCTCCATTGGGAAGTGTGGTTTCCTTCAGTCTTCAGCCCTGGTCGAGAACGCGTACCGTGTACAGAGGCAGCCGGAGTCATAGCACATATCCCGGACGCCGGGTTAGCCAAATCATTTGGGTTCAAGGTCGGAGATGAGGTATTCTTCCGCATTAACCCTTCGCAGACTGGGAATCTGCGTGAATACACCTTGGCTCGGTTGTCGCAAATTGCACATAAGCCTAAAAATATGAGCTGGGTCGAGGCCGGCGCAACTCCTCTAAGCGCACTCACGGCGTGGCAAGGCCTCTTCCAACATGGCATTTTAGATTCTGGCGCAATTTCCGGGACTGATGAGACTGTTAGGGATAATAAGAATGAGAATCTTAAAGTTCTCATAACAGGAGCATCAGGGGTGGTAGGCAGTTTCGCGGTCAGATTCGCAGCGCTTGCCGGCGTCAGTCAGATTATCGGTGTTGCGAGTGGTTCAACGGCCGACTTTGTGCAACAGTTAGGCGCATCGGAAATAATCGATTACAGAAAGCAGAGCATCTCTGAATGGGTCGCGCAAGACCCGGCGAACAGAGAAGTTGACCTCGTCCTTGATTGTGTCGGCGGAAAAAcattgtcgtcgtcctgGTCTGCTGTCAAGAACGGCGGAGTTTTACTCAGTGTCGCAGGTGACCCAGTTGAAGCAAAACCCGAATCTTGCGACAAGAAGCTCCGGGAGGCTAAATGGTATCTTGTCGAGCCAAATGGAAAGCATCTTCAAGCCATCTCTAAGCTTATTGAAGCTGGGAAGTGCACAACAAAGGTGGATAGTGCTGTGGACTTTGCCGACTTCCAGAAAGCGTTTGATAAGGTTGAGAGCAAGCAGGCGAAGGGAAAAGTCGTTATCAAAGTTGTAAGCTGA
- a CDS encoding acetylcholinesterase (similar to Aspergillus niger CBS 513.88 XP_001399143.1) produces the protein MGNTLSYDVQEHVIDLGPRGKIKGLQYDNKARRYTGVPYALPPTSEHRWRKPRPLPSSFTYSQAGQPFNATAFQAPASQEDRELSTGRVNPDNDGIKGTEDCLYVNIWTPVSEDAGTTTKWPVMVWLHGGWFQVGDACQDPSSDPTELISTGGLNAIVVAISYRLNIFGFLSSAAFLEESGGEVAGNFGLWDQRLGLEWVYANIAAFGGDVNNITLAGRSAGAYGVEAQILHDFRSQQNSYAGKLFQRAWMSSNAIPAQPKTVNEAESQFDEVCQHFSVPLLASSTERLSQLRKISEADLLKCIRSLKNHTFRPVTDDLFFHADMTNYIQSESFAKDFLSRKMKLLVGEVANEETLYAQFNGPTEATLESLKLQTANYYSPATTAKILSQYSLPKSGNLDDWKAAFGKIIADGQVRASSRYLVDALSRHGGATKDVWRYRVDYRLSFIDESVAPLDYGVSHAMDGPLWNYSINQLPTDEERKMMDEWIKILVAFVGGNDGFDYGTKSIDELKVLTAKREIKVEKDLRYHELRDLGAIFSQR, from the exons atgggAAATACGCTCTCGTACGACGTTCAAGAACATGTCATTGACCTCGGACCTCGTGGCAAGATAAAAGGTCTCCAGTACGACAACAAAGCCCGACGCTATACTGGCGTTCCGTATGCCCTTCCTCCAACGAGCGAACATCGCTGGCGCAAACCGCGGCCTCTCCCTTCATCGTTCACGTACTCTCAAGCTGGCCAACCATTCAATGCCACTGCATTCCAAGCACCTGCTTCCCAGGAGGATCGTGAGCTATCCACTGGCCGTGTCAACCCCGATAATGATGGAATAAAAGGAACAGAAGACTGCTTGTACGTCAATATATGGACTCCCGTTTCTGAAGATGCGGGAACAACTACGAAATGGCCGGTAATGGTGTGGCTACACGGCGGATGGTTTCAAGTTGGTGATGCGTGCCAAGATCCTTCCAGTGATCCCACTGAACTGATTTCTACGGGAGGATTGAACGCCATCGTTGTAGCGATTAGTTACCGCCTTAATATCTTTGGGTTCTTGTCTTCAGCTGCCTTTTTAGAAGAAAGTGGCGGAGAGGTTGCTGGTAATTTTGGCCTTTGGGACCAAAGACTTGGTCTGGAATGGGTGTACGCCAATATCGCTGCCTTTGGGGGAGACGTGAACAACATTACGCTCGCGGGGAGAAGCGCAGGCGCATATGGCGTCGAGGCACAGATTCTTCATGACTTTCGAAGTCAGCAAAATTCGTACGCTGGCAAGTTGTTTCAGCGGGCGTGGATGTCGTCAAATGCCATTCCTGCGCAACCTAAAACAGTCAACGAAGCAGAATCGCAGTTTGATGAAGTCTGCCAACATTTCAGCGTTCCACTTTTAGCATCATCGACAGAGAGGCTGTCTCAACTTAGGAAAATCAGCGAGGCCGACCTTTTGAAATGCATCCGCAGCCTGAAGAATCACACCTTCCGTCCGGTCACAGACGACCTCTTCTTCCATGCAGACATGACTAATTATATCCAGTCCGAGTCATTTGCCAAAGATTTCCTGTCGCGGAAGATGAAGCTTCTCGTAGGAGAAGTGGCCAATGAAGAAACACTTTATGCACAATTCAACGGGCCAACGGAGGCTACTCTCGAATCACTAAAGCTTCAAACAGCCAACTATTACTCTCCTGCGACAACCGCCAAGATTCTCAGTCAGTACTCTCTTCCAAAGTCTGGTAATCTTGACGATTGGAAAGCTGCGTTTGGCAAAATAATCGCGGATGGACAGGTTAGGGCGTCGAGTAGGTACTTGGTAGATGCACTGAGTAGACATGGAGGTGCAACAAAAGATGTTTGGCGGTATCGCGTCGACTACAGGCTGAGCTTTATTGACGAGAGTGTTGCGCCGTTGGACTATGGTGTTAGTCACGCCATGGATGGGCCTTTGTGGAA CTACTCAATCAATCAGTTGCCAACTGATGAAGAGCGAAAAATGATGGACGAATGGATCAAGATCCTAGTGGCTTTCGTTGGTGGAAATGATGGCTTCGATTATGGAACGAAGTCAATTGATGAACTGAAAGTTTTGACGGCTAAGAGGGAAATAAAGGTTGAGAAGGATCTTCGGTACCACGAGCTTCGGGACTTGGGTGCGATATTCTCGCAAAGGTGA
- a CDS encoding short-chain dehydrogenase reductase sdr (similar to Colletotrichum gloeosporioides Nara gc5 XP_007286572.1) has product MAKIWLITGSSRGLGRALVEAVLESGNQVVATARKPEQLQDLVTQYGQDNVLAMALDVTNNFQVQQVVQSALEKFGRLDIIVNNAGYADVASIEDMSLETFRTQFETNFFGVVNVTKAVIPILRQQGHGHIIQVSSLGGRVGSPGLGSYQSAKWAVGGFSTVLSREVGPLGIKVTVLEPGGMKTDWAGSSMGIGAVSEPYKQTVSAFQERREEMMATWADPKRIVRSILHIAEVSEPPLRLLLGVDTIPYAQNAADELASSDAKWREVTALKV; this is encoded by the coding sequence ATGGCTAAAATTTGGCTGATAACCGGTTCATCGCGAGGACTTGGCCGTGCCTTGGTTGAAGCAGTTCTTGAATCAGGCAACCAGGTTGTGGCGACGGCCCGAAAGCCAGAACAACTCCAAGATCTCGTAACCCAGTATGGACAGGACAATGTTCTTGCAATGGCCCTCGATGTCACCAACAAtttccaagttcaacaagTTGTTCAATCCGCGCTAGAGAAGTTTGGCCGTCTGGATATTATTGTCAACAACGCCGGGTACGCCGATGTTGCCTCAATTGAGGACATGAGCCTCGAAACATTTCGCACACAATTCGAAACAAACTTTTTCGGTGTCGTAAATGTGACAAAGGCAGTGATACCAATTTTGCGTCAACAAGGTCACGGCCACATCATTCAAGTATCATCTCTTGGTGGCAGAGTTGGATCTCCTGGCCTTGGCTCATACCAGAGTGCCAAGTGGGCTGTCGGGGGCTTCTCAACTGTTCTTTCACGAGAAGTTGGCCCGCTTGGAATCAAGGTGACGGTCCTTGAGCCCGGTGGCATGAAGACGGACTGGGCTGGCTCGTCGATGGGCATTGGAGCTGTCAGTGAGCCCTACAAACAAACTGTGTCTGCGTTCcaggagagaagagaggagatgatggctACCTGGGCTGATCCCAAAAGGATAGTGCGCAGCATTTTGCATATTGCCGAGGTTTCTGAGCCGCCTCTGCGTCTTCTGCTCGGAGTTGACACTATCCCATATGCTCAAAATGCGGCGGACGAGCTGGCGTCATCAGATGCAAAGTGGCGAGAAGTTACTGCGCTGAAAGTATGA
- a CDS encoding acetyltransferase (similar to Metarhizium acridum CQMa 102 XP_007812638.1) — MTETNTLKNNQLDVLGTQPSLYKLYTQICSIYPLPDSTSHDRIVTTLRNGLDRLAQNFPWLAGYVINEGSSEGVTGTYRIVPTDSIPLVVKDLRGDASMPSLDTIREAGFPFRMLDENVIAPCMTINIPGMPVGLVADHGPVFAVQANFIEGGLVLTIVAQHNTMDMHGQKTIINWLSKACHNESFSNEELEVGNTDKSQSYPLLPDSWEPGPEIAQQLVKPPVVEPKSNAAQTQLPPPKASWGYVTFSSTALETLKIKATQTKRVGCNFVSTDDTVCAFIWTCLSRARASRLKPDVKSIFARAIDVRPRLGLPSNYPGACTNMTFNELSIRAVGSDTLGGIASDIRRQLDPNVTDMAHNTRAFATYLSRCTDKSKLNMTGSTDPSSGIMLSSWAGINLYDLDFNLGLGKPESVRRPCFLPVESLMYIMPKSPNGDMAVAICITDEDWERLKEDEEWKKHAKYLG; from the coding sequence CCTCACACGACCGCATCGTCACCACCCTAAGAAATGGACTCGACAGACTTGCGCAGAACTTTCCATGGCTGGCAGGCTATGTCATCAACGAAGGCTCAAGTGAAGGCGTCACAGGCACGTACCGAATAGTTCCTACCGACTCAATCCCGCTGGTCGTCAAAGATCTTCGAGGAGATGCCTCCATGCCATCGCTTGACACCATACGAGAAGCAGGATTTCCATTTCGCATGCTGGACGAGAATGTCATTGCACCATGTATGACTATCAACATTCCCGGCATGCCTGTCGGGCTAGTTGCCGACCATGGACCTGTTTTTGCCGTTCAAGCAAACTTCATTGAAGGCGGTTTAGTCTTGACGATTGTCGCGCAACACAACACCATGGATATGCACGGGCAGAaaaccatcatcaattgGCTGTCGAAAGCTTGTCACAACGAATCCTTCTCAAACGAGGAACTCGAGGTGGGAAACACAGACAAGAGTCAAAGCTATCCGCTTCTACCAGACTCCTGGGAACCTGGCCCCGAGATTGCCCAACAATTGGTAAAACCTCCCGTCGTTGAACCTAAGAGCAACGCAGCGCAAACACAACTCCCGCCTCCCAAAGCCTCATGGGGCTACGTAACCTTCTCCTCAACCGCCTTGGAAACTCTCAAAATCAAGGCAACGCAGACAAAGCGTGTCGGCTGCAACTTTGTTTCTACCGATGACACCGTCTGCGCCTTCATCTGGACATGCCTCTCCAGGgctcgagcttctcgactTAAACCTGATGTGAAGTCCATCTTTGCGCGTGCCATCGATGTGCGTCCACGACTAGGCCTACCTTCCAACTATCCCGGTGCATGCACAAACATGACCTTCAACGAATTGTCAATCAGGGCCGTAGGAAGTGACACTCTAGGTGGCATAGCATCAGACATTCGTCGCCAGCTTGACCCCAATGTCACAGACATGGCACACAATACCCGCGCCTTTGCCACGTATCTCAGCCGCTGTACCGACAAGTCCAAGCTCAACATGACGGGTTCTACGGATCCTTCGTCCGGAATCATGCTGAGCTCGTGGGCTGGAATTAATCTATACGACCTTGACTTTaatcttggtcttgggaAACCTGAGTCTGTACGACGGCCGTGCTTTCTCCCGGTGGAGAGCTTGATGTACATTATGCCAAAGTCACCGAATGGTGATATGGCAGTCGCTATATGTATCACAGATGAAGATTGGGAACGTTTaaaggaagatgaggaatGGAAAAAGCATGCGAAATATCTGGGGTAA
- a CDS encoding cupin, RmlC-type (similar to Cordyceps militaris CM01 XP_006665924.1) has translation MEQVPKVIERSLPNGVRYDLTSPGYVTISLPPTSTWSSGLHWHESHTEYLKVVRGSIKVRVGTVERIVSATAANQPEIKVDKYVWHEWRRAELGGEEVVVIERTDPADGQKALFFWNLNGVILNVPKMMDEPSSFLSRCPNLIAQLLLTLLIELNLMVIFAHLDNVPAFFNLPNSRLRVGNLLPVGILVAMEWFVSHFILSMAALLGWLVGLHPVTRHYTPEQEFADWAQSREYGRKND, from the coding sequence ATGGAACAAGTTCCAAAAGTCATTGAACGCAGCCTCCCAAATGGGGTCCGATATGACCTGACTTCGCCCGGCTACGTCACCATTTCGCTACCACCGACCTCGACATGGTCCAGCGGTCTTCACTGGCACGAAAGCCACACGGAATACTTGAAGGTCGTCCGAGGCAGCATCAAGGTCCGGGTGGGAACCGTTGAGCGTATCGTGTCGGCGACGGCTGCCAACCAGCCAGAGATCAAGGTCGATAAATATGTTTGGCATGAATGGCGACGTGCTGAACTgggcggagaagaagttgttgTCATTGAGAGGACTGATCCCGCTGATGGACAAAAGGCACTCTTCTTCTGGAACCTCAATGGCGTGATACTCAATGTTCCAAAAATGATGGACGAGCCATCATCGTTCTTGTCGCGATGTCCGAACCTGATCGCCCAACTGCTCTTGACGCTGTTAATTGAGTTGAACCTCATGGTCATCTTTGCACACCTAGACAATGTGCCGGCATTTTTCAACTTACCGAACTCAAGATTGCGAGTCGGCAACCTTTTACCAGTGGGCATCTTGGTAGCGATGGAATGGTTTGTATCGCacttcatcttgtccatggctGCATTGTTGGGATGGCTTGTCGGCCTTCACCCGGTGACACGACATTATACCCCCGAACAAGAATTCGCCGATTGGGCGCAAAGTAGAGAATACGGTAGAAAGAATGACTGA
- a CDS encoding serine/threonine-protein kinase gad8 (similar to Aspergillus terreus NIH2624 XP_001208876.1) yields MSLPWRLTKKLRETHLGQFASFTRSSVAIPTESTSADSKPAPLVSDSNSDNADDIDEADASPPSESLTQSSVTKVLEPGVLIVTIHEGRGLAVPDKYKNILSIQDRTNPENSSTSRICSKAMPYALVDFENSEFLVNSVAGTPQNPLWPGPNTQYKFDVSRVSDLTIHLFLRNPSPSTGSRRTQDIFLGDVQLAPDFGAAQSPKTTTGGRHSPAVHGLNGLTWFDIENGTGQLQVGIQYVKSQKHKLSVNDFELLKVIGRGSFGKVMQVRKKDTNCVYALKSIQKAKIVSRSEVRHTLAERSVLAKINNPFIVPLKFSFQSPEKLYFVLAFVNGGELFDHLEKERRFDVNRSRFYTSELLCALECLHGFNVVYRDLKPENILLDSQGHIALCDFGLCKLKLKDEDYTNTFCGTPEYLAPELLLGKGYNKTVDWWTLGILLYEMLTGLPPFYDQETNEMYRKILSHPLTFPAGHVVPPAAKDLLTKLLNRNPDERLGAKGSAEIKAHPFFDGIDWRKLLERKYAPAFKPDVDSPTATGNIPDIWTQETPKDSPVDDPSLSQTIQRQFDGFSYVRPVPGLNDGGGSIMDSSFLRSADGRD; encoded by the exons ATGTCTCTGCCGTGGAGATTGACCAAGA AGTTGAGAGAGACCCATTTGGGACAATTCGCCAGCTTCACACGATCTTCCGTCGCGATTCCGACAGAATCAACCAGCGCAGATTCAAAACCGGCACCCCTGGTATCCGATTCTAATTCTGACAATGCTGACGACATCGACGAGGCAGACG CTTCACCCCCCTCAGAATCGCTTACTCAATCGTCAGTAACCAAGGTACTCGAGCCAGGGGTTCTCATTGTAACAATACACGAAGGCCGTGGTCTCGCCGTTCCCGACAAGTACAAAAACATTCTCTCTATTCAGGATCGGACCAACCCAGAAAATTCATCCACGAGCAGAATATGCTCCAAAGCTATGCCTTATGCATTGGTGGACTTTGAAAACTCTGAGTTTCTTGTCAATTCTGTCGCGGGAACACCACAGAATCCCTTGTGGCCTGGTCCTAATACTCAGTACAAGTTCGACGTATCGAGAGTCTCAGATCTTACCATCCATCTTTTTCTCCGAAACCCCAGCCCCTCGACAGGTTCTAGGCGCACACAAGACATCTTCTTAGGAGATGTGCAACTTGCCCCAGACTTTGGTGCTGCACAGTCGCCGAAAACTACTACTGGCGGCAGACACAGTCCTGCAGTGCACGGGCTTAACGGGCTGACGTGGTTCGACATTGAAAACGGCACCGGACAACTTCAGGTCGGCATTCAGTATGTGAAGAGCCAGAAACACAAGCTTAGTGTGAATGACTTTGAACTATTAAAGGTCATCGGGAGAGGGAGTTTTGGTAAAGTGATGCAAGTACGAAAGAAGGATACAAACTGCGTCTACGCTCTCAAGAGCATCCAGAAAGCGAAAATTGTCTCTCGATCGGAAGTGAGACATACCCTCGCCGAAAGGTCCGTCCTCGCGAAAATCAACAACCCTTTTATTGTCCCTTTAAAATTTAGTTTCCAATCACCAGAAAAGCTGTACTTCGTGTTAGCGTTTGTGAATGGAGGCGAGCTATTTGATCATCTCGAAAAGGAGCGACGCTTTGATGTCAACCGGTCCCGATTTTATACCTCGGAGCTCTTGTGTGCGCTAGAGTGTCTACATGGCTTTAATGTGGTGTATCGAGACTTGAAGCCCGAAAACATCCTACTGGATTCACAAGGTCATATTGCGCTCTGCGATTTTGGCCTCTGTAAACTAAAACTAAAGGATGAGGACTATACGAATACGTTTTGCGGCACACCAGAGTACCTTGCGCCAGAGCTTCTCCTCGGGAAGGGCTATAACAAGACGGTGGATTGGTGGACGCTGGGGATTTTATTATATGAAATGCTCACAGGCTTGCCGCCGTTTTACGATCAGGAAACGAACGAAATGTACCGCAAGATTTTGTCGCATCCGCTCACCTTTCCTGCCGGGCACGTTGTACCACCAGCGGCCAAAGATCTGCTAACCAAACTACTAAATCGCAACCCTGATGAGAGACTTGGCGCCAAGGGCTCAGCAGAGATCAAGGCACATCCCTTTTTCGACGGCATCGACTGGCGAAAGCTCCTTGAACGAAAGTACGCGCCGGCGTTCAAGCCTGACGTG GACTCTCCTACTGCAACTGGAAACATCCCCGACATCTGGACGCAGGAAACTCCCAAGGACTCTCCAGTGGACGACCCCAGCCTGTCGCAAACGATTCAAAGGCAGTTTGACGGCTTCAGCTACGTCCGACCTGTTCCTGGGCTCAACGACGGGGGCGGCAGTATTATGGATTCATCGTTTTTACGCTCTGCAGATGGTCGTGATTAG
- a CDS encoding WSC domain-containing protein — MKSNVLLSLLPALVAARGTTNGLCSAVNTSDSPPRNSVFLSQSFCIDQCKGGFAYAVVKETSCWCTNDAPASTVASNKCNFPCPGYPVDACGGQGYFTYILVNEGMVKGTTGATDVSSTADQTETRPGVIQTSGVAQTTSAPATPSTTAAGTTVDQDNGTTTTAPTQTPAGNGTTSGTTPKPTTAGGAQVDVKAPTLVGMVACSLGALLLSY; from the exons ATGAAATCCAATGTTTTGCTGTCACTGTTGCCGGCGTTGGTCGCGGCGCGAGGAACAACCAACGGATTGTGCTCTGCAGTCAACACCTCTGACTCTCCCCCAA GAAACTCGGTTTTTTTGAGCCAAAGTTTTTGCATTGACCAATGCAAAGGCGGATTTGCCTATGCCGTGGTCAAAGAAACCAGCTGTTGGTGCACAAACGACGCACCAGCTTCGACTGTCGCCAGCAACAAGTGCAACTTTCCTTGCCCTGGCTATCCAGTTGACGCGTGCGGTGGCCAGGGATATTTCACGTACATTCTCGTGAATGAAGGGATGGTAAAGGGAACGACAGGGGCAACAGATGTGTCAAGCACGGCGGATCAG ACCGAGACCAGACCTGGCGTGATTCAGACATCGGGCGTTGCGCAGACGACATCTGCTCCGGCGACGCCCTCAACTACTGCTGCTGGTACCACCGTCGACCAAGACAATGGTACTACGACTACTGCACCGACGCAGACTCCAGCTGGAAATGGCACCACGTCAGGCACGACGCCGAAGCCGACAACGGCGGGTGGTGCACAAGTCGATGTCAAGGCTCCAACTcttgttggcatggttgcATGCTCTCTGGGAGCATTGCTGCTGTCATACTGA